A single window of Sphaerodactylus townsendi isolate TG3544 linkage group LG03, MPM_Stown_v2.3, whole genome shotgun sequence DNA harbors:
- the FAAP100 gene encoding Fanconi anemia core complex-associated protein 100 isoform X2, whose protein sequence is MAQVGHRVDYLAGFCCPVGGLAAGKPRVLCHENQIYLSNGTEYVYIYDQEGRLMKAVYRFPDQVWHVELLPVHQQLYILCAGVGIYCVSLDYQSRLVKQTDGEENDCFSTVLPMGSSACTFPDATLCTFTLLNDVLVTLSQVQGKWCMNLHKLPSPEDQENLPRQPISHVDITTCTSNDGDVSLAHFLPVLCCASSPGTSGSKEGLRHSGGFILEEPLFSLLFGVDAAMLDSPMILCGFPDGQLCSVPLKSLSSPDNRHCEDSPIKILHHLEEPVVFIGALRTERKSPDAEELPAFGDLGCDCVVALGHYGKMVAIKAAQGKEVKVPELREYYLQGPVLCAACSGGSRMYYSTHSDIYAVDLDNNIPDTEKLEDAPGTLPSALSPASLSICSVVALSLSSRESEGESELLALSAKGRLMTCGLCSPDDMQPVNMNPDKAGRRIKELLSGIGHVSERVSSLKKVVDQKNRALTTLNQVMNVSAALLSSQNGQKPITCTITANWNRLLVQDTLTVSCILENSSECSLERGWTLCIQLFTSSCDCEEGSSDSATTYTFPIDQLLPGNNTEVTLPLGPAEGSKLELPFTVSCSLYYGLREILGTVSESTELLDDLFSDDSPGLSPDREGVCLPLREVTIDILHCLRFDGGSRGSEATPPAAAISLPADPLDTFLKLSRVQSDLESMEGSEELVPSSLGEDYLAPSVASIKVSSELLRTALKDTCKGPLLCCATLRWLLEENAEAAVLRSEDAAAVQGRAPDGGEVQLNIREVTVSDLSPAGPIQAVEIIIQSSLLANMCQLHHAVVRRIQALVLEQAAQDSSSPDVRMQYLHQIQANHETLLKEAQSLRDRLCLGTDSDAAVEKLLHVYQQLRNPSLVIL, encoded by the exons ATGGCACAAGTGGGGCACAGGGTGGATTACCTGGCAGGATTCtgctgcccggtgggggggctgGCAGCTGGGAAGCCGAGGGTGCTGTGCCACGAGAACCAGATCTACCTCTCCAATGGCACGGAGTATGTCTACATCTATGATCAAGAAGGGCGGCTAATGAAG GCTGTCTACAGGTTTCCTGATCAAGTCTGGCATGTGGAACTCCTGCCTGTCCACCAGCAGCTTTATATCCTGTGTGCCGGAGTGGGCATTTACTGTGTGTCCTTGGACTACCAAAGCAG GTTAGTGAAGCAGACAGATGGAGAGGAAAATGACTGCTTCTCCACCGTCCTCCCCATGGGGTCCAGTGCCTGCACTTTCCCCGATGCCACGCTTTGCACCTTCACACTGCTCAACGATGTCCTCGTCACCCTCTCCCAAGTACAAGGGAAGTGGTGCATGAATCTCCACAAGCTCCCAAGCCCTGAGGACCAGGAGAACTTGCCACGTCAACCAATCAGCCATGTGGACATCACCACCTGCACAAGCAATGATGGGGACGTGTCCCTAGCTCACTTTCTTCCGGTGCTGTGTTGCGCATCTTCTCCTGGCACCAGTGGCTCCAAAGAGGGCCTTCGCCACTCAGGGGGATTCATTCTGGAGGAGCCCCTCTTCAGCCTCCTCTTTGGCGTTGATGCTGCCATGCTGGATTCACCCATGATCCTCTGTGGCTTCCCAGATGGACAGTTGTGTTCTGTGCCTCTGAAGTCCCTGAGTTCTCCTGACAACCGCCACTGTGAAGATTCACCCATCAAGATCCTTCATCATTTGGAAGAGCCAGTTGTCTTCATTGGAGCCTTGAGGACAGAGCGAAAGTCCCCAGATGCCGAAGAGCTGCCTGCCTTTGGGGATTTAGGATGTGACTGTGTAGTGGCTCTTGGACACTATGGGAAAATGGTGGCCATCAAGGCAGCACAGGGGAAAGAAGTCAAGGTCCCAGAGCTCCGAGAATATTACCTGCAGGGGCCTGTCCTGTGTGCAGCATGCAGCGGAGGAAGCCGCATGTATTACAGCACTCACTCTGACATTTATGCTGTTGACTTGGACAATAACATCCCAGATACTGAGAAGTTGGAGGACGCCCCTGGGACCCTTCCATCTGCACTGTCTCCTGCCAGCTTGAGTATCTGCAGCGTGGTGGCCCTTTCCTTATCATCTCGAGAGTCAGAAG GTGAGTCTGAGCTTCTGGCTTTGTCTGCTAAGGGCCGACTGATGACCTGTGGCTTGTGCAGCCCAGACGATATGCAGCCTGTCAACATGAATCCTGATAAAGCTGGACGGAGGATCAAAGAGCTGCTCTCTGGGATAGGCCACGTCTCTGAAAG AGTGTCATCACTGAAAAAGGTTGTGGATCAGAAGAACCGAGCTTTGACAACCCTGAATCAGGTGATGAATGTGAGTGCAGCTCTGCTGTCCAGCCAGAATGGTCAAAAGCCAATCACTTGCACTATTACAGCCAACTGGAACCGCCTGCTGGTTCAGGATACGTTGACAGTCTCCTGCATATTAGAGAACTCAAGCGAGTGCAGCCTGGAGCGAGGCTGGACCCTCTGCATTCAGCTCTTCACCAGCTCCTGCGACTGTGAGGAAGGCTCCTCAGATTCTGCCACCACTTATACCTTCCCTATAGATCAACTCCTTCCTGGGAACAATACAGAGGTGACTCTGCCCTTAGGCCCTGCTGAAGGCTCCAAGCTGGAACTGCCTTTCACCGTCTCTTGTTCTCTCTATTATGGCCTGCGGGAGATCCTGGGCACTGTCTCAGAGTCTACCGAGCTGCTTGATGACCTGTTTTCTGATGATTCTCCAGGCCTTTCCCCAGACCGAGAAGGTGTCTGCCTGCCTTTGAGGGAGGTAACTATTGACATCCTGCATTGCCTTCGCTTtgatggtggcagcagaggatcTGAAGCTACCCCACCTGCAGCTGCCATCTCCCTCCCTGCAGATCCACTTGATACTTTCCTGAAACTGTCCCGGGTGCAGTCTGACCTCGAGAGCATGGAAGGCAGTGAAGAGCTTGTTCCAAGTTCTCTGGGAGAAGATTACTTGGCTCCATCAGTGGCTTCTATCAAGGTGTCCTCTGAGTTGCTGAGAACTGCCCTGAAAGACACTTGCAAAG GACCATTGCTGTGCTGTGCTACACTGCGCTGGTTGCTAGAAGAGAATGCTGAGGCGGCTGTGCTCCGGAGCGAGGATGCGGCAGCAGTGCAGGGGCGGGCCCCCGATGGAGGAGAGGTGCAGCTGAACATCCGAGAG GTGACTGTAAGTGACCTGAGCCCAGCAGGTCCCATCCAGGCTGTGGAGATCATAATCCAGAGCTCGCTGCTAGCAAACATGTGCCAGTTGCACCATGCTGTGGTCAGGCGTATTCAG GCTCTGGTTTTGGAGCAGGCGGCTCAGGACTCCtcttctccagatgttcgtatGCAGTACCTCCACCAGATCCAAGCCAACCATGAG ACACTGTTGAAGGAGGCGCAGTCTCTCCGTGACCGTCTGTGCTTGGGGACTGATTCGGATGCAGCGGTGGAAAAGCTCCTGCATGTTTACCAGCAGCTGCGCAACCCCAGCCTGGTCATCCTGTGA
- the FAAP100 gene encoding Fanconi anemia core complex-associated protein 100 isoform X1 yields MSASLFGFLSRLAPGIMAQVGHRVDYLAGFCCPVGGLAAGKPRVLCHENQIYLSNGTEYVYIYDQEGRLMKAVYRFPDQVWHVELLPVHQQLYILCAGVGIYCVSLDYQSRLVKQTDGEENDCFSTVLPMGSSACTFPDATLCTFTLLNDVLVTLSQVQGKWCMNLHKLPSPEDQENLPRQPISHVDITTCTSNDGDVSLAHFLPVLCCASSPGTSGSKEGLRHSGGFILEEPLFSLLFGVDAAMLDSPMILCGFPDGQLCSVPLKSLSSPDNRHCEDSPIKILHHLEEPVVFIGALRTERKSPDAEELPAFGDLGCDCVVALGHYGKMVAIKAAQGKEVKVPELREYYLQGPVLCAACSGGSRMYYSTHSDIYAVDLDNNIPDTEKLEDAPGTLPSALSPASLSICSVVALSLSSRESEGESELLALSAKGRLMTCGLCSPDDMQPVNMNPDKAGRRIKELLSGIGHVSERVSSLKKVVDQKNRALTTLNQVMNVSAALLSSQNGQKPITCTITANWNRLLVQDTLTVSCILENSSECSLERGWTLCIQLFTSSCDCEEGSSDSATTYTFPIDQLLPGNNTEVTLPLGPAEGSKLELPFTVSCSLYYGLREILGTVSESTELLDDLFSDDSPGLSPDREGVCLPLREVTIDILHCLRFDGGSRGSEATPPAAAISLPADPLDTFLKLSRVQSDLESMEGSEELVPSSLGEDYLAPSVASIKVSSELLRTALKDTCKGPLLCCATLRWLLEENAEAAVLRSEDAAAVQGRAPDGGEVQLNIREVTVSDLSPAGPIQAVEIIIQSSLLANMCQLHHAVVRRIQALVLEQAAQDSSSPDVRMQYLHQIQANHETLLKEAQSLRDRLCLGTDSDAAVEKLLHVYQQLRNPSLVIL; encoded by the exons ATGTCTGCATCTCTGTTTGGTTTCCTTTCCAGATTGGCACCAGGGATCATGGCACAAGTGGGGCACAGGGTGGATTACCTGGCAGGATTCtgctgcccggtgggggggctgGCAGCTGGGAAGCCGAGGGTGCTGTGCCACGAGAACCAGATCTACCTCTCCAATGGCACGGAGTATGTCTACATCTATGATCAAGAAGGGCGGCTAATGAAG GCTGTCTACAGGTTTCCTGATCAAGTCTGGCATGTGGAACTCCTGCCTGTCCACCAGCAGCTTTATATCCTGTGTGCCGGAGTGGGCATTTACTGTGTGTCCTTGGACTACCAAAGCAG GTTAGTGAAGCAGACAGATGGAGAGGAAAATGACTGCTTCTCCACCGTCCTCCCCATGGGGTCCAGTGCCTGCACTTTCCCCGATGCCACGCTTTGCACCTTCACACTGCTCAACGATGTCCTCGTCACCCTCTCCCAAGTACAAGGGAAGTGGTGCATGAATCTCCACAAGCTCCCAAGCCCTGAGGACCAGGAGAACTTGCCACGTCAACCAATCAGCCATGTGGACATCACCACCTGCACAAGCAATGATGGGGACGTGTCCCTAGCTCACTTTCTTCCGGTGCTGTGTTGCGCATCTTCTCCTGGCACCAGTGGCTCCAAAGAGGGCCTTCGCCACTCAGGGGGATTCATTCTGGAGGAGCCCCTCTTCAGCCTCCTCTTTGGCGTTGATGCTGCCATGCTGGATTCACCCATGATCCTCTGTGGCTTCCCAGATGGACAGTTGTGTTCTGTGCCTCTGAAGTCCCTGAGTTCTCCTGACAACCGCCACTGTGAAGATTCACCCATCAAGATCCTTCATCATTTGGAAGAGCCAGTTGTCTTCATTGGAGCCTTGAGGACAGAGCGAAAGTCCCCAGATGCCGAAGAGCTGCCTGCCTTTGGGGATTTAGGATGTGACTGTGTAGTGGCTCTTGGACACTATGGGAAAATGGTGGCCATCAAGGCAGCACAGGGGAAAGAAGTCAAGGTCCCAGAGCTCCGAGAATATTACCTGCAGGGGCCTGTCCTGTGTGCAGCATGCAGCGGAGGAAGCCGCATGTATTACAGCACTCACTCTGACATTTATGCTGTTGACTTGGACAATAACATCCCAGATACTGAGAAGTTGGAGGACGCCCCTGGGACCCTTCCATCTGCACTGTCTCCTGCCAGCTTGAGTATCTGCAGCGTGGTGGCCCTTTCCTTATCATCTCGAGAGTCAGAAG GTGAGTCTGAGCTTCTGGCTTTGTCTGCTAAGGGCCGACTGATGACCTGTGGCTTGTGCAGCCCAGACGATATGCAGCCTGTCAACATGAATCCTGATAAAGCTGGACGGAGGATCAAAGAGCTGCTCTCTGGGATAGGCCACGTCTCTGAAAG AGTGTCATCACTGAAAAAGGTTGTGGATCAGAAGAACCGAGCTTTGACAACCCTGAATCAGGTGATGAATGTGAGTGCAGCTCTGCTGTCCAGCCAGAATGGTCAAAAGCCAATCACTTGCACTATTACAGCCAACTGGAACCGCCTGCTGGTTCAGGATACGTTGACAGTCTCCTGCATATTAGAGAACTCAAGCGAGTGCAGCCTGGAGCGAGGCTGGACCCTCTGCATTCAGCTCTTCACCAGCTCCTGCGACTGTGAGGAAGGCTCCTCAGATTCTGCCACCACTTATACCTTCCCTATAGATCAACTCCTTCCTGGGAACAATACAGAGGTGACTCTGCCCTTAGGCCCTGCTGAAGGCTCCAAGCTGGAACTGCCTTTCACCGTCTCTTGTTCTCTCTATTATGGCCTGCGGGAGATCCTGGGCACTGTCTCAGAGTCTACCGAGCTGCTTGATGACCTGTTTTCTGATGATTCTCCAGGCCTTTCCCCAGACCGAGAAGGTGTCTGCCTGCCTTTGAGGGAGGTAACTATTGACATCCTGCATTGCCTTCGCTTtgatggtggcagcagaggatcTGAAGCTACCCCACCTGCAGCTGCCATCTCCCTCCCTGCAGATCCACTTGATACTTTCCTGAAACTGTCCCGGGTGCAGTCTGACCTCGAGAGCATGGAAGGCAGTGAAGAGCTTGTTCCAAGTTCTCTGGGAGAAGATTACTTGGCTCCATCAGTGGCTTCTATCAAGGTGTCCTCTGAGTTGCTGAGAACTGCCCTGAAAGACACTTGCAAAG GACCATTGCTGTGCTGTGCTACACTGCGCTGGTTGCTAGAAGAGAATGCTGAGGCGGCTGTGCTCCGGAGCGAGGATGCGGCAGCAGTGCAGGGGCGGGCCCCCGATGGAGGAGAGGTGCAGCTGAACATCCGAGAG GTGACTGTAAGTGACCTGAGCCCAGCAGGTCCCATCCAGGCTGTGGAGATCATAATCCAGAGCTCGCTGCTAGCAAACATGTGCCAGTTGCACCATGCTGTGGTCAGGCGTATTCAG GCTCTGGTTTTGGAGCAGGCGGCTCAGGACTCCtcttctccagatgttcgtatGCAGTACCTCCACCAGATCCAAGCCAACCATGAG ACACTGTTGAAGGAGGCGCAGTCTCTCCGTGACCGTCTGTGCTTGGGGACTGATTCGGATGCAGCGGTGGAAAAGCTCCTGCATGTTTACCAGCAGCTGCGCAACCCCAGCCTGGTCATCCTGTGA
- the FAAP100 gene encoding Fanconi anemia core complex-associated protein 100 isoform X3, translating to MGSSACTFPDATLCTFTLLNDVLVTLSQVQGKWCMNLHKLPSPEDQENLPRQPISHVDITTCTSNDGDVSLAHFLPVLCCASSPGTSGSKEGLRHSGGFILEEPLFSLLFGVDAAMLDSPMILCGFPDGQLCSVPLKSLSSPDNRHCEDSPIKILHHLEEPVVFIGALRTERKSPDAEELPAFGDLGCDCVVALGHYGKMVAIKAAQGKEVKVPELREYYLQGPVLCAACSGGSRMYYSTHSDIYAVDLDNNIPDTEKLEDAPGTLPSALSPASLSICSVVALSLSSRESEGESELLALSAKGRLMTCGLCSPDDMQPVNMNPDKAGRRIKELLSGIGHVSERVSSLKKVVDQKNRALTTLNQVMNVSAALLSSQNGQKPITCTITANWNRLLVQDTLTVSCILENSSECSLERGWTLCIQLFTSSCDCEEGSSDSATTYTFPIDQLLPGNNTEVTLPLGPAEGSKLELPFTVSCSLYYGLREILGTVSESTELLDDLFSDDSPGLSPDREGVCLPLREVTIDILHCLRFDGGSRGSEATPPAAAISLPADPLDTFLKLSRVQSDLESMEGSEELVPSSLGEDYLAPSVASIKVSSELLRTALKDTCKGPLLCCATLRWLLEENAEAAVLRSEDAAAVQGRAPDGGEVQLNIREVTVSDLSPAGPIQAVEIIIQSSLLANMCQLHHAVVRRIQALVLEQAAQDSSSPDVRMQYLHQIQANHETLLKEAQSLRDRLCLGTDSDAAVEKLLHVYQQLRNPSLVIL from the exons ATGGGGTCCAGTGCCTGCACTTTCCCCGATGCCACGCTTTGCACCTTCACACTGCTCAACGATGTCCTCGTCACCCTCTCCCAAGTACAAGGGAAGTGGTGCATGAATCTCCACAAGCTCCCAAGCCCTGAGGACCAGGAGAACTTGCCACGTCAACCAATCAGCCATGTGGACATCACCACCTGCACAAGCAATGATGGGGACGTGTCCCTAGCTCACTTTCTTCCGGTGCTGTGTTGCGCATCTTCTCCTGGCACCAGTGGCTCCAAAGAGGGCCTTCGCCACTCAGGGGGATTCATTCTGGAGGAGCCCCTCTTCAGCCTCCTCTTTGGCGTTGATGCTGCCATGCTGGATTCACCCATGATCCTCTGTGGCTTCCCAGATGGACAGTTGTGTTCTGTGCCTCTGAAGTCCCTGAGTTCTCCTGACAACCGCCACTGTGAAGATTCACCCATCAAGATCCTTCATCATTTGGAAGAGCCAGTTGTCTTCATTGGAGCCTTGAGGACAGAGCGAAAGTCCCCAGATGCCGAAGAGCTGCCTGCCTTTGGGGATTTAGGATGTGACTGTGTAGTGGCTCTTGGACACTATGGGAAAATGGTGGCCATCAAGGCAGCACAGGGGAAAGAAGTCAAGGTCCCAGAGCTCCGAGAATATTACCTGCAGGGGCCTGTCCTGTGTGCAGCATGCAGCGGAGGAAGCCGCATGTATTACAGCACTCACTCTGACATTTATGCTGTTGACTTGGACAATAACATCCCAGATACTGAGAAGTTGGAGGACGCCCCTGGGACCCTTCCATCTGCACTGTCTCCTGCCAGCTTGAGTATCTGCAGCGTGGTGGCCCTTTCCTTATCATCTCGAGAGTCAGAAG GTGAGTCTGAGCTTCTGGCTTTGTCTGCTAAGGGCCGACTGATGACCTGTGGCTTGTGCAGCCCAGACGATATGCAGCCTGTCAACATGAATCCTGATAAAGCTGGACGGAGGATCAAAGAGCTGCTCTCTGGGATAGGCCACGTCTCTGAAAG AGTGTCATCACTGAAAAAGGTTGTGGATCAGAAGAACCGAGCTTTGACAACCCTGAATCAGGTGATGAATGTGAGTGCAGCTCTGCTGTCCAGCCAGAATGGTCAAAAGCCAATCACTTGCACTATTACAGCCAACTGGAACCGCCTGCTGGTTCAGGATACGTTGACAGTCTCCTGCATATTAGAGAACTCAAGCGAGTGCAGCCTGGAGCGAGGCTGGACCCTCTGCATTCAGCTCTTCACCAGCTCCTGCGACTGTGAGGAAGGCTCCTCAGATTCTGCCACCACTTATACCTTCCCTATAGATCAACTCCTTCCTGGGAACAATACAGAGGTGACTCTGCCCTTAGGCCCTGCTGAAGGCTCCAAGCTGGAACTGCCTTTCACCGTCTCTTGTTCTCTCTATTATGGCCTGCGGGAGATCCTGGGCACTGTCTCAGAGTCTACCGAGCTGCTTGATGACCTGTTTTCTGATGATTCTCCAGGCCTTTCCCCAGACCGAGAAGGTGTCTGCCTGCCTTTGAGGGAGGTAACTATTGACATCCTGCATTGCCTTCGCTTtgatggtggcagcagaggatcTGAAGCTACCCCACCTGCAGCTGCCATCTCCCTCCCTGCAGATCCACTTGATACTTTCCTGAAACTGTCCCGGGTGCAGTCTGACCTCGAGAGCATGGAAGGCAGTGAAGAGCTTGTTCCAAGTTCTCTGGGAGAAGATTACTTGGCTCCATCAGTGGCTTCTATCAAGGTGTCCTCTGAGTTGCTGAGAACTGCCCTGAAAGACACTTGCAAAG GACCATTGCTGTGCTGTGCTACACTGCGCTGGTTGCTAGAAGAGAATGCTGAGGCGGCTGTGCTCCGGAGCGAGGATGCGGCAGCAGTGCAGGGGCGGGCCCCCGATGGAGGAGAGGTGCAGCTGAACATCCGAGAG GTGACTGTAAGTGACCTGAGCCCAGCAGGTCCCATCCAGGCTGTGGAGATCATAATCCAGAGCTCGCTGCTAGCAAACATGTGCCAGTTGCACCATGCTGTGGTCAGGCGTATTCAG GCTCTGGTTTTGGAGCAGGCGGCTCAGGACTCCtcttctccagatgttcgtatGCAGTACCTCCACCAGATCCAAGCCAACCATGAG ACACTGTTGAAGGAGGCGCAGTCTCTCCGTGACCGTCTGTGCTTGGGGACTGATTCGGATGCAGCGGTGGAAAAGCTCCTGCATGTTTACCAGCAGCTGCGCAACCCCAGCCTGGTCATCCTGTGA